In Patescibacteria group bacterium, a single genomic region encodes these proteins:
- a CDS encoding inorganic diphosphatase has product MSMNLWHDIEPGSVESINTIVEINRGSKNKYEIDKATGLIALDRVSHTAQDFPFDYGFVPRTLWEDGDALDVIVLTTHPLFPGLLVRVRPVAVMEMIDGGDSDAKLIAVPVDDPRWANVKDLKDVNPHTLKEIEHFYSTYKQLQKKEVKVLGFKGRSDAEKAFARGIEIYNAKFGTPKAKKA; this is encoded by the coding sequence ATGAGCATGAATTTGTGGCATGACATCGAGCCGGGCAGCGTCGAGTCGATCAACACGATCGTCGAGATCAACCGCGGTTCGAAAAATAAATATGAGATCGACAAAGCGACTGGCCTCATCGCCCTCGACCGCGTCTCTCACACTGCGCAGGACTTTCCTTTCGACTATGGCTTCGTCCCTCGCACCCTGTGGGAAGACGGCGACGCGCTCGACGTGATCGTCCTCACGACCCACCCTCTGTTCCCCGGCCTTTTGGTCCGAGTGCGGCCGGTAGCAGTGATGGAAATGATCGATGGCGGCGACTCAGACGCGAAACTCATCGCTGTCCCGGTAGACGACCCACGCTGGGCCAATGTGAAGGATCTGAAGGATGTGAACCCTCACACCCTCAAAGAGATCGAGCATTTCTACTCGACCTACAAGCAGCTCCAGAAGAAAGAGGTGAAAGTCCTCGGTTTCAAGGGCCGAAGCGACGCGGAGAAGGCGTTTGCGCGAGGTATTGAGATCTACAACGCCAAGTTTGGGACCCCGAAGGCCAAGAAAGCTTAA
- a CDS encoding trigger factor has product MSNTTHTHGHSHGEHPRHYSNIKTKKIAGSQVEITGEISAAEMKRAFKESLKAFSEQASVPGFRKGHVPEDVILNKMGEMAVLEHAAEGVLSHEYMHIVVDHKIEAISRPQIELTKIAKDAPLEFKITVAVFPEVKMPDYKKIAKTEMKKEEKIEITDKEFDGAIDEIHKTYGKKEGAEGDAKDAALAPLDNALVQTLGDFKDLADFKKKVKENMLKEKEYRAKEKKRLQIGENIVAEMKAELPEVLVSSELAKMWGEFEHNISRMGLKIEDYLKHIKKTREELNKEWRKDAEKRVSLQIALNRIVSEEKLLPSDAEVTTEVEKILAEHKDADAERARAYVEMVLGNEKAFRFLEEQK; this is encoded by the coding sequence ATGAGCAACACCACCCACACCCATGGCCACAGCCACGGGGAGCATCCGCGACATTACTCGAACATCAAGACCAAGAAGATTGCTGGGTCTCAAGTAGAGATCACCGGAGAGATCAGTGCCGCGGAGATGAAGCGCGCTTTTAAAGAATCGTTGAAGGCGTTTTCTGAACAGGCTTCTGTACCCGGCTTTCGAAAAGGTCATGTTCCTGAGGATGTCATTTTGAATAAAATGGGCGAGATGGCCGTGCTCGAGCATGCTGCCGAGGGTGTGTTGTCGCATGAATACATGCATATTGTCGTCGACCACAAAATCGAAGCGATCAGCCGCCCACAGATCGAGCTCACCAAGATCGCGAAGGATGCGCCGCTGGAATTTAAGATCACGGTTGCTGTCTTCCCCGAGGTGAAGATGCCAGACTACAAGAAGATCGCAAAGACCGAGATGAAAAAGGAGGAGAAGATCGAGATCACCGACAAGGAATTCGACGGCGCGATCGACGAGATCCACAAGACATACGGAAAGAAGGAGGGTGCAGAAGGGGACGCGAAAGACGCTGCTCTCGCCCCGCTCGATAACGCACTCGTGCAGACTCTCGGCGATTTCAAAGACCTCGCTGATTTCAAGAAAAAAGTGAAGGAAAATATGCTCAAGGAGAAGGAGTATCGAGCAAAGGAAAAGAAGCGTCTCCAAATCGGCGAAAATATCGTCGCAGAAATGAAGGCGGAGCTGCCGGAAGTGCTCGTCTCAAGCGAGCTCGCAAAGATGTGGGGCGAATTTGAACACAACATCTCCCGCATGGGTCTGAAGATCGAGGATTATTTGAAACATATCAAAAAGACTCGCGAGGAACTCAACAAAGAGTGGCGAAAGGACGCGGAGAAGCGCGTGAGCCTGCAGATCGCCCTCAACCGCATCGTCAGTGAAGAAAAGCTCTTGCCAAGCGACGCCGAAGTGACTACGGAAGTTGAAAAGATTCTCGCCGAACACAAAGATGCCGACGCCGAACGCGCTCGCGCCTACGTGGAAATGGTCCTGGGCAACGAAAAGGCGTTTCGCTTTTTGGAGGAGCAGAAGTAA
- a CDS encoding RNase H family protein, producing MSTTIFTDGASRGNPGPGGWAFVAVYEMQGSGERRVKEGGGAERTATNNQMELLAALRALEYVSAQKISGDILVHSDSSYMINGITKWVAGWKKKGWITSTKTPVENRELWEGLDMVITHLNADGMQVRWQYVGGHIGVKGNERCDVIATALATGGVLRPPLFDGKFSAYFISDVLDISHSLEKKKDKGADRSRSKAVAYSYVSAVKGVVQVHKTWKECEARVKGQRGARFRKALSAAEESIISGEFSA from the coding sequence ATGAGCACCACTATTTTTACCGACGGAGCATCGCGAGGCAATCCTGGTCCAGGAGGCTGGGCTTTTGTGGCTGTGTATGAAATGCAAGGTTCAGGAGAGCGGCGCGTAAAAGAGGGTGGCGGTGCCGAACGAACAGCGACGAACAATCAAATGGAGCTGCTTGCGGCCTTGCGAGCGTTGGAATATGTGTCGGCACAAAAGATTTCCGGTGACATTCTCGTTCACTCTGATTCGAGCTATATGATCAACGGGATTACTAAATGGGTTGCTGGCTGGAAGAAGAAGGGCTGGATCACTTCCACTAAAACTCCCGTAGAAAATCGCGAATTGTGGGAGGGTTTAGACATGGTGATTACACATTTGAATGCAGATGGAATGCAGGTTCGATGGCAGTATGTTGGTGGACATATCGGTGTGAAGGGGAACGAGCGCTGCGATGTGATCGCAACAGCTTTGGCGACTGGAGGTGTGTTGCGTCCGCCGTTGTTTGACGGCAAATTTTCTGCATATTTTATTTCTGATGTCCTTGATATCTCTCACAGCTTGGAAAAGAAAAAGGACAAGGGTGCCGATCGGTCGCGCAGTAAGGCCGTGGCATATTCATATGTAAGTGCGGTGAAGGGTGTGGTGCAAGTACATAAGACATGGAAAGAGTGCGAAGCGCGCGTTAAAGGACAGCGCGGTGCACGGTTCAGGAAGGCATTGTCCGCAGCCGAAGAGTCGATTATTTCTGGCGAATTTTCTGCGTAA
- the nusA gene encoding transcription termination factor NusA, with translation MFDLKVINSVLAQLEEERGIPKEKIIEAIEMALATAYKKEYGKKGQIVRAKFDLNTGKTEFSQVKVVVDDTRVIIEDPATTENAADIDETTDGVVDERARFNPEHHIMIEDAQKMRKGVALDDEVVFPLDAKDDYGRIAAQTAKQVIIQKIREAEKESVLREYGKRQGEVISGTVQRIERGNIFVDLGRTVAILPYEEQIPGERYKQGERVRGYLASVEDGAKGVFLRMSRAHPKFLEKLFAVEAPEIASGTVEIKAIAREAGSRSKVAVMSHDSHIDPIGSMVGQRGVRVNTVTSELGGEKIDIIEWSAEAKKFIEDALSPAKVVSVTLDERDTKAVVKVAEDQQSLAIGKGGQNVRLAAKLTGWKIDIQSDGPAKPAEGEGAAVAEEK, from the coding sequence ATGTTCGACTTAAAAGTAATCAACTCGGTCCTCGCCCAGCTCGAAGAAGAGCGCGGCATTCCGAAGGAAAAGATCATCGAGGCCATCGAAATGGCCCTCGCGACTGCGTACAAAAAAGAGTACGGCAAGAAAGGCCAGATCGTCCGAGCGAAATTCGACCTCAACACCGGCAAAACTGAGTTCTCTCAGGTGAAGGTGGTGGTGGACGATACACGTGTGATTATCGAAGATCCTGCGACGACCGAGAATGCCGCAGACATTGACGAGACCACCGACGGCGTAGTGGATGAGCGTGCCCGATTCAACCCGGAGCACCACATCATGATCGAAGACGCGCAGAAGATGCGCAAGGGTGTCGCCCTCGATGATGAAGTGGTCTTCCCTCTTGATGCAAAGGATGACTACGGCCGCATCGCTGCTCAAACAGCGAAGCAGGTGATCATCCAGAAGATCCGCGAGGCAGAAAAAGAGTCTGTGCTCCGAGAATACGGCAAGCGCCAGGGAGAAGTGATCTCCGGCACCGTGCAGCGTATTGAACGAGGCAATATCTTTGTTGATTTGGGACGAACAGTGGCGATCTTGCCATACGAAGAGCAGATTCCGGGAGAGCGATACAAGCAGGGAGAGCGCGTGCGAGGCTATCTCGCCTCGGTAGAGGACGGCGCAAAGGGTGTCTTTTTGCGAATGTCTCGAGCGCATCCAAAATTCCTCGAGAAGTTGTTTGCGGTGGAAGCGCCTGAAATTGCTTCCGGCACTGTAGAAATCAAGGCGATTGCCCGTGAAGCGGGTTCTCGTTCGAAGGTTGCGGTCATGTCTCACGACAGTCACATCGACCCTATCGGTTCAATGGTGGGCCAGCGAGGTGTGCGAGTGAACACTGTCACCAGCGAGCTCGGCGGTGAGAAAATTGATATTATTGAATGGTCAGCAGAAGCGAAGAAGTTTATTGAGGATGCCCTCTCTCCTGCCAAGGTGGTGAGTGTCACTCTAGACGAGCGCGACACCAAGGCTGTCGTGAAGGTAGCGGAGGATCAGCAGTCATTAGCGATCGGCAAGGGCGGACAAAATGTCCGACTCGCTGCAAAGCTCACTGGCTGGAAGATCGACATTCAGTCAGACGGTCCGGCGAAGCCAGCGGAAGGTGAAGGCGCAGCAGTTGCGGAGGAGAAGTAA
- the pgk gene encoding phosphoglycerate kinase produces the protein MSSNSYKTLDQAGPLAGKRVLLRVDLNVPIVKGEAGRLEVRDDFRIEKLLPTIEWLKKAGAKTIVLAHIESVETQSLRAVAEYVNAKTPVTFVESFDTLSVHVAQMRDGDVAILENLRSLDAGEKENSPDFAKKVAQLGDVYVNEAFSVSHRPHASIVGLPKLLPHFAGPLFDSEVKHLSQAFQPLHPFIFILGGAKFETKLPLVQKFLTKADLVFVGGALANDMFAQRGLEVGKSLRAKGSIDLSALAAHPRCATPIDVLVNTPDSYPKLPTEVSATDRILDCGPETVDYLSRTLQTAKFVLWNGPLGDYEKGFEQSTIDLAKALLASPTKAVLGGGDTIAVLSKAGLLDACLNNEHIFVSTGGGAMLDFLANGTLVGIEALA, from the coding sequence ATGAGCTCAAATAGCTACAAAACACTCGACCAAGCCGGTCCGCTTGCGGGGAAGCGAGTTCTGTTGCGCGTCGATCTCAATGTGCCGATCGTGAAGGGGGAGGCGGGGCGGTTGGAGGTGCGAGATGATTTTCGCATCGAGAAGCTGTTGCCGACTATTGAGTGGCTCAAAAAGGCTGGCGCAAAGACCATCGTGCTCGCGCATATCGAAAGTGTGGAGACGCAGTCGCTCCGCGCCGTGGCGGAATATGTGAATGCGAAGACGCCGGTGACTTTTGTCGAATCTTTCGACACTCTTTCCGTACATGTTGCACAGATGAGGGACGGTGATGTGGCAATCTTAGAGAACCTACGCTCGCTCGACGCCGGTGAGAAGGAAAATTCTCCGGATTTTGCAAAAAAAGTGGCGCAATTGGGTGATGTATACGTGAACGAAGCGTTTTCTGTGTCGCATCGACCGCATGCTTCCATCGTCGGCCTGCCAAAACTCCTTCCGCATTTTGCCGGGCCGTTGTTTGATAGCGAAGTGAAGCATCTTTCTCAAGCCTTCCAGCCGCTCCACCCTTTCATTTTCATCCTTGGCGGTGCGAAGTTCGAGACGAAGCTTCCGCTCGTGCAGAAGTTTCTCACTAAAGCTGACCTTGTATTTGTTGGTGGGGCCTTAGCCAATGATATGTTTGCTCAGCGTGGCCTCGAAGTGGGAAAGTCGCTTCGGGCGAAGGGCAGTATCGACCTCTCAGCCCTCGCTGCGCATCCGCGCTGCGCTACACCGATCGATGTATTAGTGAATACGCCTGATTCGTACCCAAAACTCCCGACCGAAGTGTCCGCGACTGATCGGATCCTCGATTGCGGCCCCGAAACTGTCGATTATTTGAGCCGCACGTTACAGACAGCAAAGTTTGTGTTGTGGAATGGGCCGCTCGGCGATTATGAAAAAGGTTTTGAGCAGTCGACGATCGATTTGGCGAAAGCGCTCCTCGCTAGCCCGACCAAGGCGGTGCTCGGCGGAGGAGATACCATCGCCGTGCTCTCGAAGGCAGGTCTGCTTGATGCATGTTTGAATAACGAACATATTTTCGTCTCTACTGGCGGCGGTGCGATGCTCGACTTTTTGGCGAACGGTACGCTGGTGGGGATTGAGGCACTTGCGTAA
- a CDS encoding HIT domain-containing protein: MSACIFCKIVAKEVPAEIVYEDADFLAFLDIRPLSPGHALVIPKQHYRWVWDVPNAGAYFEVAKKVANAQKKAFEVEMVLSKIVGEEVPHAHIWIYPDNAASAKFKKSDIVGNAAKLRSQIL, translated from the coding sequence ATGAGTGCTTGTATTTTCTGCAAAATCGTCGCCAAAGAAGTGCCTGCGGAGATAGTGTATGAAGACGCTGATTTTCTCGCCTTTCTGGACATCCGCCCACTCTCGCCTGGCCATGCCCTAGTGATCCCGAAGCAGCACTATCGCTGGGTCTGGGACGTGCCGAATGCCGGGGCATATTTTGAAGTGGCGAAAAAGGTGGCGAACGCGCAGAAAAAAGCCTTCGAGGTGGAGATGGTACTCTCAAAGATTGTTGGCGAAGAGGTTCCACATGCCCACATCTGGATATACCCCGATAACGCAGCTAGTGCAAAATTTAAAAAGAGTGACATTGTCGGAAATGCAGCGAAGTTGCGTTCGCAGATTTTATAA
- the recJ gene encoding single-stranded-DNA-specific exonuclease RecJ produces MTARTASATKAKYALRSAVPAEAKKALAAYPDFLQHLMFHRGITDVVSAEAFLNPSYETHTHDPFLLKDMAKAVKRVLGAVEKGEKIVIFSDYDADGIPGGVVLHDFFKKIGYANFSNYIPHRHDEGFGLNMEAVEGFAKDGAKLVITIDCGIADIAEVKRGQELGMDMIVTDHHLPITEKNKKGQEVPVLPPAFAILNPKQADCAYPEKMLCGSGVIFKLVQALVSKKPEIKDGWEKWLLDMVGMATLSDMVPLTGENRVFAYYGLKVLRKSPRVGLMKLLRKIKTDQRNLTEDDIGFTISPRINAASRMGVPHDAFRLLSTTDETEADQLSDHLNRINDERKGIVAAMVKEMKHALEARWANQTEKPKLIVLGNPKWKPALLGLAANTLMEAYSCPVFLWGRDGEDVLKGSCRSNGMSLQALMCKVPGATLSAYGGHTLAGGFAVTNEEVHKLEADLMAAYEVASDSAATESAGGDSGGEAGEGLFVDASITLDDVNWQTYGMLEKLAPFGTGNPKPLFLFEHALLREVKAFGKERNHIELGFGKTNGSKVSAIGFFSTPEDWQAQLGAGRKLAVGEKVHLVATLEKSTFRNFPELRLRIVDIF; encoded by the coding sequence ATGACTGCCAGGACCGCTTCCGCCACAAAGGCGAAATACGCTCTCCGATCGGCCGTGCCCGCGGAGGCGAAAAAGGCGCTCGCGGCATATCCCGACTTTCTACAACATTTGATGTTCCATCGAGGCATTACGGACGTGGTATCGGCCGAAGCCTTTCTCAATCCCAGCTACGAAACGCATACTCACGATCCATTTTTGCTGAAAGACATGGCAAAGGCGGTGAAGCGAGTGCTCGGGGCGGTGGAAAAAGGCGAAAAGATCGTCATTTTTAGTGATTATGATGCCGATGGTATCCCTGGCGGTGTCGTATTGCACGATTTCTTCAAGAAGATCGGTTATGCAAACTTTTCAAACTACATTCCACATCGTCACGACGAAGGTTTTGGTCTCAACATGGAGGCGGTCGAGGGTTTTGCGAAGGATGGAGCAAAATTGGTGATCACGATCGATTGCGGCATTGCCGATATTGCCGAGGTGAAGCGTGGTCAGGAGCTTGGAATGGATATGATCGTCACGGATCACCACCTGCCGATTACGGAAAAGAACAAAAAGGGCCAGGAAGTGCCGGTATTGCCGCCTGCTTTTGCTATTTTGAACCCAAAACAAGCCGATTGTGCGTATCCGGAGAAGATGCTCTGTGGTTCAGGGGTGATTTTCAAGCTGGTGCAGGCACTGGTGTCAAAAAAGCCGGAAATAAAGGATGGATGGGAAAAATGGCTGCTCGACATGGTGGGGATGGCAACATTGTCCGACATGGTACCCCTCACCGGCGAAAACCGCGTATTTGCCTACTATGGCCTCAAGGTATTGCGCAAATCGCCTCGAGTGGGCCTCATGAAGCTCCTGCGGAAGATCAAGACGGACCAGCGTAATCTCACCGAAGATGACATCGGCTTCACGATTTCGCCTCGTATCAACGCCGCTTCGCGCATGGGGGTGCCGCACGACGCCTTTCGCTTGCTCTCTACGACCGATGAGACTGAGGCCGACCAGCTCAGTGACCATTTGAATCGCATAAATGACGAGCGCAAGGGTATTGTGGCCGCCATGGTGAAGGAAATGAAGCATGCGCTTGAGGCGCGGTGGGCGAACCAGACAGAAAAACCCAAACTCATCGTCCTCGGCAATCCAAAATGGAAGCCCGCACTGCTTGGTTTGGCGGCCAATACCCTCATGGAGGCCTATTCTTGCCCTGTTTTTCTCTGGGGACGCGACGGTGAGGATGTTCTGAAGGGTTCGTGCCGTTCCAATGGGATGAGCTTGCAGGCTTTGATGTGCAAGGTGCCCGGTGCGACTCTGTCGGCATACGGTGGCCACACGCTGGCCGGCGGTTTTGCCGTGACGAATGAAGAAGTGCACAAGCTCGAGGCGGATCTGATGGCCGCGTATGAGGTGGCCTCGGATTCGGCTGCGACGGAATCTGCGGGTGGTGATAGTGGGGGCGAGGCAGGGGAAGGTCTTTTTGTCGATGCCTCGATCACCCTTGATGATGTCAACTGGCAGACGTACGGCATGCTCGAAAAGCTGGCGCCATTTGGCACGGGAAATCCTAAACCTTTGTTTTTGTTTGAGCATGCATTGCTGCGTGAGGTGAAAGCGTTTGGTAAAGAGCGAAATCACATCGAACTCGGCTTCGGCAAGACGAATGGCAGCAAGGTTTCCGCTATCGGTTTTTTCAGCACGCCCGAAGATTGGCAGGCCCAGCTTGGGGCAGGGCGAAAGTTGGCCGTCGGAGAAAAAGTGCATCTGGTGGCAACACTGGAAAAGTCCACCTTTCGCAACTTTCCCGAATTGAGATTGAGGATTGTGGATATATTTTGA
- the tpiA gene encoding triose-phosphate isomerase produces MKKKRMMPLIVGNWKMHPDTLAEAKDIAKKIKKGARGLSKTKMVVCPPFLYVPEVKTIIGRTNIAIGVQNISSEEAGSHTGDISAVQAASCGAEYAVVGHSERRKIGETDEIVAKKALLAIRNGLVAIVCVGEAERDAHGKYLAFLKDQLARSLATVSAAELKKLVIAYEPVWEIGASAAMSPGQIHETSIYIRKVLSDLYTPELVSKMPILYGGSVNVSNAQAILKDGEVDGLLIGRESLVPADFIAIAKIANELK; encoded by the coding sequence ATGAAAAAGAAGCGAATGATGCCACTGATTGTTGGAAACTGGAAGATGCATCCGGATACGTTGGCGGAGGCGAAAGATATTGCGAAGAAGATAAAGAAGGGAGCGAGGGGCCTTTCGAAGACGAAAATGGTTGTTTGTCCTCCTTTTTTGTATGTGCCAGAGGTTAAGACAATCATTGGCCGGACGAATATCGCGATCGGTGTGCAGAATATCTCTAGTGAGGAAGCCGGTTCGCATACTGGCGATATATCAGCAGTGCAGGCAGCCTCTTGTGGCGCTGAATATGCTGTCGTTGGCCACTCCGAACGCAGAAAAATAGGGGAAACCGACGAAATTGTCGCCAAAAAAGCACTTTTAGCGATTCGCAATGGCCTCGTGGCGATTGTGTGTGTTGGTGAAGCAGAACGAGACGCACATGGAAAGTATCTCGCCTTCCTGAAAGATCAGCTCGCACGTTCTTTGGCCACTGTTTCGGCAGCAGAGCTGAAAAAGCTGGTTATTGCCTACGAGCCGGTGTGGGAGATTGGCGCTAGCGCCGCAATGTCTCCAGGACAGATTCATGAAACCAGTATCTATATCCGAAAAGTACTTTCCGATCTCTACACTCCAGAATTGGTTTCCAAAATGCCGATTTTGTATGGCGGTTCGGTGAATGTATCGAATGCGCAGGCTATTTTAAAGGATGGAGAGGTCGATGGTCTGCTTATCGGCCGAGAAAGTCTTGTTCCTGCGGACTTTATTGCTATTGCCAAGATTGCCAATGAGCTCAAATAG
- a CDS encoding ATPase, T2SS/T4P/T4SS family produces MFIEPKQLKELILDSGLVSKKDFEVAETEGAEKGVSVGQLLVTAGKLSEDDLRRMQAYVLGIPFVDLKGQKIDFEVLSMIPEPIARNHNVIAFKKSEDSLEVAMTDIDDLGAIDFIKKKTKLKILARLTDADSIKSGVLQYQKSLKAEFGDIIQKDTASLKTLADQVGGDAASEGDLKKMAEELPVVRIVETLLKHAILQNASDIHIEPMEEQMLVRYRIDGMLHDAMVLPKNAISSVTARLKVLANLKLDEKRLPQDGRFKVDINNERVSFRVSMLPTYYGEKTVMRLLRESVSGFTLEGMGFHGRGLEFVHQALKQTTGMILTSGPTGSGKTTTLYTMLDIVNTADVNISTIEDPIEYQMKRINQTQVRPEIGFTFSSGLRTLVRQDPDIIMVGEIRDNETASLAINASLTGHLVLSTLHTNSASGAIPRLLDMKVEPFLVVSTVNVIIGQRLIRKLTEAKEKYFLTKAQLDSLGKKVDLDHVLALLKEEKIIDKAATWEKIPFYKPKASKESEDGFHGRLGIHEVLKVTNTIRELVMQEKSASEIEAQARKEGMMTMLEDGIFKAVEGMTTIEEVLRVISE; encoded by the coding sequence ATGTTCATCGAACCGAAACAGCTCAAGGAGCTTATTCTCGACTCCGGATTGGTGTCTAAAAAGGATTTTGAGGTTGCGGAGACCGAGGGCGCTGAGAAAGGCGTCAGCGTCGGCCAGCTTTTGGTGACCGCGGGCAAGCTTTCTGAAGACGATTTGCGCCGAATGCAGGCATATGTGCTCGGTATTCCTTTCGTCGACCTAAAAGGCCAGAAGATTGACTTCGAAGTGCTGTCGATGATTCCGGAGCCGATCGCTCGCAATCACAATGTGATCGCCTTCAAGAAGAGCGAGGACTCGCTCGAGGTGGCGATGACCGATATCGACGACCTCGGGGCGATCGATTTCATCAAAAAGAAGACGAAATTGAAGATTTTGGCGCGTCTCACGGATGCGGACTCGATAAAGTCGGGCGTGTTGCAGTACCAAAAGAGCTTGAAGGCCGAATTCGGCGATATTATCCAAAAAGACACCGCAAGTTTGAAGACGTTGGCCGACCAAGTGGGTGGCGACGCGGCTTCGGAAGGGGATTTGAAAAAGATGGCGGAGGAATTGCCAGTGGTGCGTATCGTCGAGACCCTTTTGAAGCACGCGATCTTGCAGAATGCATCCGATATTCACATTGAGCCGATGGAAGAGCAGATGCTCGTGCGCTATCGCATCGACGGCATGCTCCACGACGCCATGGTGCTGCCGAAAAATGCCATTAGCAGTGTGACGGCGCGTCTCAAAGTGCTTGCCAATCTAAAGCTCGACGAGAAGCGTCTGCCACAGGACGGCCGTTTCAAGGTGGATATCAATAACGAGCGGGTGTCTTTCCGTGTGTCCATGCTCCCAACCTACTACGGCGAAAAGACCGTAATGCGACTCCTCCGAGAGAGCGTTTCCGGCTTTACCCTCGAGGGAATGGGCTTCCATGGTCGCGGCTTGGAGTTTGTGCACCAGGCGCTCAAGCAGACAACAGGCATGATCCTCACTTCTGGTCCGACTGGTTCCGGAAAGACGACGACACTCTATACCATGCTCGACATTGTGAACACTGCCGACGTGAATATTTCGACGATTGAGGATCCGATCGAATATCAGATGAAGCGCATCAACCAGACCCAGGTGCGACCGGAGATCGGCTTCACTTTTTCGAGCGGGCTGCGTACCTTGGTGCGACAAGATCCGGATATCATCATGGTTGGTGAAATTCGCGACAACGAAACGGCTTCTTTGGCGATCAACGCTTCGCTCACTGGACACTTGGTGCTCTCTACGCTGCACACCAATAGCGCTTCTGGCGCCATTCCACGATTGCTCGATATGAAGGTCGAGCCATTCCTCGTGGTGTCGACCGTGAATGTCATCATTGGCCAACGCCTCATCCGCAAACTCACCGAGGCGAAGGAAAAATACTTTTTGACCAAGGCCCAGCTCGATTCGCTCGGCAAAAAGGTGGACCTTGATCATGTGTTGGCGTTGCTGAAGGAGGAAAAGATTATCGACAAAGCCGCGACGTGGGAAAAGATCCCTTTCTACAAGCCAAAGGCCTCGAAGGAATCGGAAGACGGTTTCCATGGTCGTCTTGGCATCCATGAGGTGCTCAAAGTGACGAACACCATCCGCGAATTGGTGATGCAGGAGAAGAGCGCGTCCGAGATCGAAGCTCAAGCGCGCAAAGAGGGCATGATGACCATGCTTGAAGACGGTATTTTCAAAGCGGTGGAGGGAATGACGACGATCGAAGAGGTCTTGCGAGTGATTTCGGAGTAG
- a CDS encoding type II secretion system F family protein — translation MPLFSYKAIDVNGVTTTGTNDAPDRFVVSRNLKDRGLMLVSAEETLEKHSVIDEKVRQLFGRISMREKIMFARNMGSMLEAGLTLSRILSVIDRQSRNDKFKKTVSTINNEIRAGKTLNEAMAAFPKAFSPLFIAMVRSGEESGNLAGSLKTLSGQMEKSYLLQKRLRGALIYPAIVICLIAVIGVLMFIYVVPTLTNTFKELNVELPWSTQLIVSTSDFLRYHTFAFVAAIVAVVSGLILFKRSVVGKKMIERTMLKLPIIGVLVKEANSARTARTLSSLLSAGVSFLAAMEITRDVVQNGFYKEVLEKARLNVQKGDPISSVFIENEHLYPAFVGEMTSVGEETGQLAEMMLGIATFYEGEVEQKTKDMSTIIEPLLMVMIGCAVGFFAVSMISPTYSLLDNI, via the coding sequence ATGCCACTTTTTTCATACAAAGCGATCGATGTGAATGGAGTCACTACCACCGGTACCAATGACGCGCCGGACCGTTTTGTCGTCTCCCGCAATCTGAAGGACCGCGGACTCATGTTGGTGAGCGCCGAGGAGACCTTGGAGAAGCACTCGGTGATCGACGAGAAGGTGCGACAGCTCTTTGGCCGCATCAGCATGCGTGAGAAGATCATGTTTGCTCGCAATATGGGCTCGATGCTCGAAGCCGGACTCACTCTCTCACGTATTTTGTCGGTGATCGATCGTCAGTCGAGAAATGACAAGTTTAAAAAGACTGTTTCGACGATCAACAACGAAATTCGAGCTGGAAAAACACTCAATGAGGCGATGGCCGCATTCCCAAAGGCGTTTTCGCCACTCTTTATCGCCATGGTACGTTCCGGCGAAGAATCCGGCAATCTCGCGGGCTCGTTGAAGACCCTCAGCGGCCAAATGGAGAAGAGCTATTTGCTGCAAAAGCGCTTGCGCGGTGCTCTTATCTATCCGGCGATCGTAATCTGTCTCATCGCGGTGATCGGTGTGCTGATGTTTATCTACGTGGTGCCGACGCTGACTAATACGTTTAAGGAGCTGAATGTGGAATTGCCGTGGAGTACGCAACTCATCGTCTCAACCAGTGACTTTTTGCGATATCATACGTTCGCATTTGTCGCTGCGATCGTCGCTGTGGTGTCCGGACTGATTTTGTTCAAGCGCAGTGTTGTTGGAAAGAAGATGATCGAGCGAACCATGTTGAAATTGCCGATCATTGGTGTGTTGGTGAAAGAGGCCAACTCGGCGCGCACCGCTCGAACACTTTCCTCGCTGCTGTCTGCTGGTGTTTCTTTTTTGGCAGCGATGGAGATCACTCGTGATGTGGTGCAGAATGGATTTTACAAAGAAGTGCTCGAGAAGGCGCGTTTGAATGTGCAGAAAGGGGATCCGATCTCCAGTGTGTTTATCGAAAATGAACATTTGTATCCCGCTTTTGTGGGGGAAATGACCAGCGTGGGGGAAGAGACGGGTCAATTGGCCGAAATGATGCTCGGTATTGCCACTTTCTACGAAGGCGAGGTGGAACAGAAGACCAAGGATATGTCGACGATTATTGAGCCACTGCTCATGGTGATGATTGGTTGTGCGGTGGGGTTTTTTGCGGTTTCGATGATTAGTCCAACATACTCTTTGTTGGATAATATATAG